The following coding sequences are from one Methanococcoides orientis window:
- a CDS encoding M24 family metallopeptidase: protein MKQDKNTIDITSSLSDNNCDAYLMIGNSNNADIYYSTHFLAGDPFTYIQTKQGEEILIVSTMELNRAKMESRVSNIHTMQEYGFMEKMKARKDGELAYCDCLAELFQKKGAKHIMVPHDFPLFTAQTLKEEGFSVIPAKSPFKEMRKQKASDEIENIRASQQACEKAMETAIGLIADARVENGILYSGEEILTSEAIRAAIEHTLLDHGCEAESTIVACGLKSSNPHWEGEGEITVDQPIVIDIFPRSKRSRYFADMTRTVLKGEASKELMDMYEAVHAAQEAAFAVLKPGALYSEVHNAVCDEFEKRGYDTIRKNSEVGFIHSTGHGVGLDIHEQPSVAMQDGKVEVGHVVTIEPGLYYPELGGIRLEDMVVITKDGFDNLTKMEKEFVV, encoded by the coding sequence ATGAAACAAGACAAGAACACGATCGACATTACCTCATCACTTTCTGACAACAACTGTGATGCATACCTGATGATAGGGAACTCGAACAATGCAGACATATACTACTCAACACATTTTCTTGCGGGAGACCCTTTCACATACATCCAGACAAAGCAGGGAGAAGAAATCCTCATTGTCTCCACAATGGAGTTGAACAGGGCAAAGATGGAATCACGGGTGTCCAACATACATACCATGCAGGAATACGGATTCATGGAAAAAATGAAAGCAAGGAAGGACGGGGAGCTTGCTTACTGTGACTGTCTTGCCGAACTTTTCCAGAAAAAAGGGGCCAAACACATAATGGTGCCACATGATTTCCCGCTTTTCACCGCACAGACGCTGAAGGAAGAGGGATTCTCAGTGATTCCTGCGAAGAGCCCTTTCAAGGAAATGAGAAAACAAAAGGCTTCTGATGAGATCGAGAATATCAGAGCATCACAGCAGGCCTGTGAGAAGGCAATGGAAACTGCCATCGGGCTGATCGCTGATGCCAGGGTGGAGAATGGAATTCTTTACTCAGGAGAGGAAATACTCACCTCGGAAGCCATCCGTGCGGCAATAGAGCATACCCTTCTTGACCATGGATGTGAAGCTGAAAGCACCATCGTGGCCTGTGGATTAAAGTCATCAAACCCTCACTGGGAGGGAGAAGGAGAAATTACCGTCGACCAACCAATAGTCATCGACATATTCCCGCGCAGTAAGAGGAGCAGGTACTTTGCAGACATGACGAGGACCGTGCTTAAAGGGGAAGCTTCGAAGGAACTGATGGACATGTACGAGGCAGTGCATGCTGCACAGGAAGCAGCTTTTGCAGTACTGAAGCCCGGAGCGCTCTATAGCGAGGTCCATAATGCTGTCTGCGATGAGTTCGAAAAACGAGGTTATGATACCATCAGGAAGAACTCTGAAGTAGGATTCATACACTCCACCGGGCATGGCGTGGGGCTGGACATCCATGAGCAACCATCTGTAGCTATGCAGGACGGGAAAGTCGAGGTCGGCCATGTGGTCACTATTGAACCAGGACTTTACTATCCGGAACTTGGCGGGATTCGCCTTGAGGACATGGTCGTGATCACAAAGGACGGATTTGACAATCTAACAAAAATGGAAAAGGAATTTGTAGTTTAA
- the map gene encoding type II methionyl aminopeptidase — MADKLHEIEEIIGKYRKAGEILSTVRSEAKDKIKVGANLLEVADHVEQRTIELGGFPAFPCNISRNDEAAHATPLLGDETVFAEDVVKLDLGVHVDGYIADSALTVDLTNENGDLVKASEAALYAAIDTVRSGVNTAELGSVIEDTIHEHGFKPIVNLTGHGVGQYLAHVPPSIPNRHIDHGAVLETGDIIAIEPFATDGAGIISDGALTEIFSLVGKKPIRLPAARKVLKEIEPYRTLPFARRWLTSDKLDYSLMQLEKAGIITSYPVLKEIEGGLVSQAEHTVIVTDDGCEITTK, encoded by the coding sequence ATGGCAGATAAACTTCATGAAATCGAAGAGATAATCGGAAAGTACAGGAAAGCCGGAGAGATCCTCTCTACAGTGAGAAGTGAGGCGAAGGATAAGATCAAGGTCGGAGCAAACCTTCTGGAAGTTGCAGACCATGTGGAGCAGAGGACCATCGAGCTTGGAGGATTCCCTGCATTCCCATGCAACATTTCAAGAAATGATGAAGCTGCACATGCAACACCACTTTTAGGAGATGAAACGGTTTTCGCTGAAGATGTCGTTAAACTTGACCTTGGAGTTCATGTTGATGGCTATATTGCAGATTCTGCCCTTACAGTGGACCTCACAAATGAGAATGGAGACCTTGTAAAGGCATCAGAGGCCGCATTATATGCAGCCATCGACACAGTAAGAAGTGGTGTGAACACTGCAGAACTTGGATCTGTCATTGAAGACACCATCCATGAGCATGGTTTCAAGCCGATAGTTAATCTCACAGGTCACGGCGTCGGACAATATCTCGCACATGTGCCGCCTAGCATCCCGAACAGGCACATCGATCACGGTGCAGTACTTGAGACAGGAGACATCATTGCCATTGAGCCTTTTGCCACGGACGGAGCAGGCATAATCTCTGACGGGGCACTGACTGAGATATTCTCACTTGTCGGGAAAAAGCCAATACGCTTACCTGCAGCTAGAAAGGTGCTAAAAGAGATCGAACCTTACAGGACACTTCCTTTCGCAAGAAGGTGGCTCACTTCAGACAAACTGGACTATTCCCTTATGCAGCTTGAAAAAGCAGGGATCATCACATCATACCCTGTTCTCAAGGAAATAGAGGGCGGTCTGGTCTCCCAGGCAGAACATACCGTCATTGTCACCGATGATGGCTGTGAGATAACCACCAAATGA